A window from Penicillium oxalicum strain HP7-1 chromosome VIII, whole genome shotgun sequence encodes these proteins:
- a CDS encoding Casein kinase II subunit alpha: MSRVYADVNEHMPRSYWDYDSVNISWGVLENYEIVRKIGRGKYSEVFEGINVVNYQKCVIKVLKPVKKKKIKREIKILQNLAGGPNVVALLDVVRDNQSKTPSLVFEAVNNTDFRTLYPRFTDYDVRFYIFELLKALDFCHSKGIMHRDVKPHNVMIDHEKRKLRLIDWGLAEFYHKGTEYNVRVASRYFKGPELLVDFQEYDYSLDMWSLGAMFASMIFRKEPFFHGNSNSDQLVKIAKVLGTEELFEYLDKYDIELDPQYDDILSRFPRKPWHSFVTAENQRFVSDEAIDFLDKLLRYDHAERLTAQEAMAHAYFDPVRADAQNNAAAQS, encoded by the exons ATGTCGCGCGTCTACGCCGATGTCAACGAGCACATGCCACGGTCCTACTGGGACTATGACAGTGTGAATATTTCATGGGGCGTTCTCGAGAACTATGAAATTGTTCGCAAAATTG gtcGAGGAAAGTACTCTGAGGTCTTTGAGGGTATCAACGTAGTCAACTACCAAAAATGCGTCATCAAGGTCTTGAAGccagtcaagaagaagaagatcaagcgaGAGATCAAGATTCTCCAAAATCTTGCCGGTGGCCCCAATGTTGTCGCACTGCTTGACGTTGTTCGGGACAACCAGAGCAAGACCCCGAGCTTGGTCTTTGAAGCCGTGAATAACACGGACTTCCGCACCTTGTACCCTCGCTTCACCGACTACGATGTCCGCTTCTACATTTTCGAGCTCCTGAAGGCCCTGGATTTCTGTCACAGCAAGGGCATCATGCACCGTGATGTCAAGCCCCACAATGTGATGATTGACCATGAGAAGCGCAAG CTGCGCCTGATCGATTGGGGTCTTGCCGAATTCTACCACAAGGGTACTGAGTACAACGTTCGTGTCGCATCACGTTATTTCAAGGGCCCTGAACTGCTTGTCGACTTCCAGGAGTACGACTACTCTCTCGACATGTGGTCGCTCGGCGCCATGTTCGCCTCCATGATCTTCCGTAAGGAGCCATTCTTCCACGGAAACAGCAACTCGGACCAACTTGTCAAGATCGCGAAGGTTCTCGGAACCGAGGAACTCTTCGAGTACCTGGACAAGTACGACATCGAGCTGGATCCGCAATACGACGATATTTTGTCTCGATTCCCTCGCAAGCCGTGGCACTCTTTCGTCACAGCTGAGAATCAGCGCTTTGTCAGCGACGAGGCCATTGACTTCCTCGATAAGCTGCTTCGCTACGATCATGCT GAACGCCTGACTGCTCAAGAGGCTATGGCTCACGCCTACTTTGATCCGGTCCGCGCCGATGCTCAGAACAATGCTGCTGCCCAGTCTTAA